The Thermocrinis albus DSM 14484 genome segment TGATACCGACTGTAAACTTCCCGAAGGGTCACGTAGTTTCCCAAAGATTTGGACATCTTCTGCCCACCTACCGTTACCAGTCCGTTGTGTACCCAGTATCTGGCAAAAGGCCTTCCTGTGAGAGCTTCCGCCTGAGCTATCTCGTTCTCGTGGTGGGGAAAGACAAGATCAAGACCACCACCGTGTATGTCTATAGTGGTGCCCAGGTGCTTGAAGATCATGGCCACACACTCGGTATGCCAGCCAGGTCTTCCCGGACCCCACGGTGAGTCCCATGCCGGTTCTCCCGCCTTGGCAGCTTTCCAAAGGGCAAAGTCTAAGGGATCCCTCTTCTTCTCGGAAGGTTCAACGCGTGCGCCTGCCTCCAGTTCCTCGGGGTTTCTACGGGACAGTTTCCCATACTCAGGAAAAGCCTTCACCGAAAAGTAAACGTCACCGCCCGACACGTAGGCGTATCCCTTATCTATAAGTCCCTGTATAAGCTGTATTATCTCCTGTATATGTTCTGTAACTCTAGGTTCTACATCCGCCGGTCTTACACCTATGGCTTCCATGTCACGGTAGTAACTGGCTATGTATCTGTTGGCCACCGTCATGAAATGGGTGCACTCTTCCCTTGCTTTGTTTATTATCTTGTCATCCACATCGGTAAAGTTTCTCACAAACTTCACTCTGTAACCCAGATACTCCAGGTACCTTCTCAGCACGTCAAACACTATAAGGCTTCTGCCGTGCCCTACATGAGAGTCATCATAGACGGTGACACCACAGGTGTAGATGAGCACTTGGGGCGGGTTCAGAGGTACAAACTCCTCTACTCTACCTGTGAGGGTGTTGTAAAGACGCAGACTCATTACATTAATATATTAAATCATGGAAAAGGCCAAGTTCGGTGTCCTTACGGTGTCCGATAGAGCAAGTAGGGGTGAGTACGAGGACATAAGCGGAAAATACATAATAGAGTATCTTAAGGATGTGGTGACATCACCCTTCGAGATAGTCTACAGAGTGGTACCGGACGAGCGGGACATCATAGAGGGTGCCCTCATCCATATGGCGGACGAAGAGGGTTGTTGTCTTATACTAACCACAGGAGGCACAGGCCCAGCCCCCCGTGACGTGACCCCGGAAGCCACGATGGCCGTTTGCCACAAGATACTACCGGGTTTCGGAGAACTCATGAGGCAGGTATCTCTGCAGCAGGTTCCTACCGCCATACTATCCCGTCAACTGGCAGGTATAAGGAACAGAACCCTCATCATCAACCTGCCAGGAAAACCCCAGTCTATAAAACTCTGTCTGGATGCTGTTTTTCCTGCAGTACCTTACTGTATAGATCTCATAGGTGGTCCCTACATCACTACCGATGAGAATAAGGTTAAGGCCTTCAGGCCAAAAGGGTGATGTTATAATTTCTAAGGTAAGGCGCGTAGCTCAGTAGGCAGAGCGCTGGCCCGACACGCCAGAGGTCGGCGGTTCAAGTCCGCCCGCGCCTATTTATGCGAGACACACCATGCTGGAGATAGAGAAAGACCTTGAGGAACTGGCTCAAAAGATACTACAACTCAAAAAGCTCCTTCAGTTAGGAGAGAGACACAGAGAGAGTGAGCTGAGAAGACTGCAAAGGGAGTTCAGGGAAAAGGCCAGGAAGGCTTATCAGAAGCTGGAT includes the following:
- the mog gene encoding molybdopterin adenylyltransferase — protein: MEKAKFGVLTVSDRASRGEYEDISGKYIIEYLKDVVTSPFEIVYRVVPDERDIIEGALIHMADEEGCCLILTTGGTGPAPRDVTPEATMAVCHKILPGFGELMRQVSLQQVPTAILSRQLAGIRNRTLIINLPGKPQSIKLCLDAVFPAVPYCIDLIGGPYITTDENKVKAFRPKG
- the cysS gene encoding cysteine--tRNA ligase, which gives rise to MSLRLYNTLTGRVEEFVPLNPPQVLIYTCGVTVYDDSHVGHGRSLIVFDVLRRYLEYLGYRVKFVRNFTDVDDKIINKAREECTHFMTVANRYIASYYRDMEAIGVRPADVEPRVTEHIQEIIQLIQGLIDKGYAYVSGGDVYFSVKAFPEYGKLSRRNPEELEAGARVEPSEKKRDPLDFALWKAAKAGEPAWDSPWGPGRPGWHTECVAMIFKHLGTTIDIHGGGLDLVFPHHENEIAQAEALTGRPFARYWVHNGLVTVGGQKMSKSLGNYVTLREVYSRYHPDVLRLLVLMTHYRSPLDFSWDKMEETKRSYERLKNAITDAELLKELPSEEVREKHPLLDKIRDAEEKFFADLADDFNTPSALGRLFTLVSEMGKLKKEVLERRRVKTSELDAYQQASETLLKHLRGIFGLFEDLYPVCSVRRVVEKEMEAGHVLDERLIELLIEVRSKARQEKAYAIADLIRDRLRELGIILEDTPAGTKWKRA